The Hordeum vulgare subsp. vulgare chromosome 4H, MorexV3_pseudomolecules_assembly, whole genome shotgun sequence genomic interval CAATCCGATTTGGGGAagaaaggactcctccttccaagtggagttggaggaggactcctccctctcctcttgcgtCGGCCGAAACCCTAGGGGTTTCCCTAGGGagccgccccctccctcccacctatatatagtggaggtgagagagtctTTTGGCACCCAAGCCAAagtgcatctctctctccctccacaacTTCGACACCCCGTAGCTGGATTAGTCcgacacgacgaagccctgccggagtaactCCACCACCATGACCATCACtccgtcgtgctgctagagaattcagctacctcttcgtaactcttgctggatgaagaaggcggagatcgtcatcgagctgtacgtgtgctgaacgcggaggtgtcgtccgttcgatactagatcgggACAGAGTTCGTGGGACGTTTGCGATTCggattgcgaagacgttcgactacatcaatcgcgtttcctaacgcttccctcttatcgatctacaagggtatgtggatccgatctcccctctcatagattatcatcaccatgataggcctttcgtgtgcgttggaatttttttgtttcccatgcaatgttccccaacataagGCACACCCTTCTTTGTAAGTTCATTGAGAGGTGCAataatggtgctgaaatctctcacaaaatgcCTATAAAACCCGTCgaggccaagaaaactcctcacttgtgtgaccgttttgggctgcgaCTAActttcaatagcttcaatctttgctttatcaacttcagttccctgtggagtaacaatgTAGCCAATAAATGGTACTCGgtcggtgcaaaaggtgcacttcccaaggttaccgaacaaacgtgcatcacgtaaAGCAATAAAAATACCACGCAAATGATTCACGTgttcctccaaatatctactataaattagtatatcatcaaagtagactaccacgaATCGTCCAacaaaagcacgtaaaacctcattcattaatctcatgaaagtgctaggtgcattagttaacccaaaaggcataactaaccactcatataatccaaacttagttttaaatgttgttttccattcatctcccaatttcatgcaaaTTTGATGGTATCGagtacgcaaatcaactttggagaaaattgtagagccacttaattcatcaagcatatcatctagtctaggaataggatgatgataacgaatagtaatattattcatgcctctacaatcaacccacatacgcgatgtaccatgcttttttggcactagaataataggaacatcacaaggactaagagattcgcgtatataacctttgtcgagcagctcctgtacttgacgcataatctccttcgtctcctctggataGGTGTGGTATGGTGCACgattgggtagcgatgcacccaGAATCAAGTAAATctaatgctcaatccctctaataggtggtaatcccggtggcatgTCTTGTCGAAAGACGTCAGTGAAGTCCTCTAAAAggttaatgacagcaggaggcaaagagggaggcatgtccttgaatgaaaataatacctctttgcatacgaaaaCATAGAAAACCGATGTAGTaacatccaaatcagtaatatcagatttagtggcaactaaacaaccactcttcagttttatttcagatggtacactagatgatggtttagtaggcttattgtgttgttcaaattcctttgctacaatctgattttcactcttatgtaggtcttgttttgctttacttgctctagcaatgtcatctttcataatatgttcaggagacataggaagcaaagttatattttgatccttatgaacaagagtatacttatttgtcctaccatggtgtacagaatttttatcaaatttccatgatctaccaagtaaaacagagcatgcttgcatgggtaccacatcacaatcaacaaaatcagaatatgtaccAATGCTGAAATGCACACGAATAGtatgtgttaccttaaccttgccactgttgttgaaccactggatgtAATAAGTATGAGGATGTGGTATGGTGGTGAGAGaaagcttctccaccatctccatgctagctaagttgttgcaactcccttcaTCGATGTTTATGCGAACATAACGTTCCTTCACAATTCCcattgtatggaacaagttgtgcctatgATTTTGCTAAGCttatgttacctgcacacttaaaacacattgagcaactaagctttcatacctatCAGCGTAATCAccagccatgtattgtgtctcttgttcagtatcatctacaCCCTGTTCTTCACTTGTAATAAGAGCGAGAGTCTCCTCATCATAATCAtgagcggagtcatatccaccatcctcagtaacaatcatcacacgcttggatcCACCCTTGCAAAGACGAcacataacctcatgtgtttgccttGTGGATGtcgtggatgaagaagagctctgtgctagcccggaaggtgtgctcttgcCGGAGGGTGGGGCAGGGGCATGTTTGCTGGTATCTCTATGGAGTTGGTTGTTGAAGTAGGTGGTGTTGATGCAtgaggacgtgtggaagtagatgaggtCTGTGGCGTCCATGAGGACGTGCAACCTGTAGAAAAGTTAGTTCTCTCCAATGcgtgtcgatcctgcacttcacgtccAGCTTTACAACCAAGATGGAATAAAcaagtgatagtgttataatccttatattctagagtagtctgaatatctctatttaatccacccataaaacgtgcaagcatagcttcattgtcctcaacaataccacatctaatcatgttaGTTTGTAATTTCTGATAATATTGTTCTACCAgaattttttccttgtcttagacGCTGCAATTTTTTAAGTAATTCAAGttaataatatggtggaacccaacgagtacgcgtAGCAGTTTTCAAAtcagcccaagtagttggaatattagcatgatgtattcgataATGTTCAGACcatcaaacacaagcaaaactagtgaatgaacaaacaacaacaacaacaacacgtctatctttacaaaattgtaagcatgtaaaatgttgctctatttctaactcccaagtaagatatatatcaggaacatatcggtcatcaaatgtaggaatattcaatttaagtttagggagatggtaaTGATCCCGTACTTGAGGGGGTGGTGCagccctaccattgcgattgtatccgTGTGGACGACCTGCagcttgtggttgtggttgttgtccctggtgttgatttggagcaacctctccctcatcatcgtaatcaccatcataatcctcattctgaTCAGCCACAGAAAcgttagtagtagcagcaggagcaacaacacAAGAATTCTGAACTTGGCCGGAAGGCACACGTCGCGCTCGTCCGAGAAAATTTGGGCCTCGTTGCTatctttgatgttgttgttgaagagggacggaagctgcagctggtggtggtagaCGGGCAGGTCACAAAGTCTCCAAACTttctagcttctccatggcctctccaaggaTGGTCACAAAGTCTTGTACCTGGTCaaccatcatttgctgaaatttatcatggagctcccggttggtcaggcCCTCCCAGTCGATCTTGTCGccttgtgatcctggcatggttagcaacAATAGAAACACAGAATAATATGAACCtatagactactaggaagtgctggtggtggtggtgtgtcacaaatccgtcaagcaaatctcaaattcttaccagttcttacccagcagcaggtggtgatcggcaaccggtgtagtcaagacTCTTAAAGCTTGGATAGAGAGATTGCCAGgcggtgtcaaacacacgatgtagatgtatgtggagctgtgaagacttataatatggtagcaaaaagggtcagcaataatcagttcagagatgcaaagttgaaaggacgctcaacaacggtaccgtgctggtcctaggctagaccgtactagagacgcgagcctaaaacaccaacaaaatcacgacactacacgtaatcaagggatgagccactctgattttctttttcttttttcttttttttttgcgctcttttttttcagaaaatcactataatggtgaGTGTCTGAAAACTCAAAACTCTTCCGAAGGactaaaaacaggataggcacgaAATTTTTTGTTGACATTTTTtttctggagcaattcggggctgcggcgatcaaaaattgcgacaaaaatcactatggtagcgagtgtctcaaaactcgctAAAAATCCTAACAAAGCGATAGGGAAAAAAGTCACCCTCCGAAATTTTGCCCTAAAAAGTGGTCTAGAAACCTACacaggtaaggaaacgcgaaaccgaaaacaagaggatctcgaaACTAACCTCATACATAAAGGAATCGGACTAGGAttggtggtggatatgtggtgGTGATATATGGCAACAAGGATGATGGtggcatggtggtggtatatgggagcagcgatgatggtagcgtgatggtggtatatggcagcgatgaaagatggCGCGGTGGCAACGTGATAACGTGTgtacagaactcgaaactctaaaggactagacactaagaccagcaactcgacacgacgatgtaaccgcaaattcaacaaagcaaaatactaaaaagactatgcaaaggctcagactggTTTGGATACGACGATCTAACCCTAACTTTTTTGTGGATTTTccgtggactataggtatgaagaacacatGCGATCTAACTATGAAAAACTAATAAATCTCACCGAACAACGTAAatatgataccacttgatagaggcgaagttctcCCCGTCTTTcaatgagatggtggttatcgtttttgctggagtagactttgacgatctgactacgaacgtgtgaggacatcgcgccttagcaatcgctaaaccagcttcgagaggttattgaccacgtcggagcacgatcaacctgaccacgagggcctgtttcctgcacgcaaacgaagaacaagcaagaaactaagattacaatctggatattgcgaatataagaggaaagattTGTTGACGAAAGTGGGGTTCCGTGACGCCATTgtgtggtcgtagaacacaaacgaagaacgcaaaGTCGTAGCTATGGTGAACTTGTAATATAAACAAATTCCAAGTCTAAACgatgccctaagggttgtatatatgtggGAATAAAAGAGGaatttcgtgaccccttggaggaggggtccgaaaccgaccctaactcagtttccccacacatacggactctaaaaatagcctataatatggtatttcgaaattacatgggtctggcccaaaaataaggtggcgcgccACCTATAATagtctatggacgaaatttattaagtggtgtcttgaatatttcgtccaagccttcatgcttttctcatggtggcttcaaagtacgAAAATCatcagtggaagctccattgttcttttccgcgcatgcaccttcttcttcatccttgaTCCTGTTCCAACAGATATTTTTCTTGtctatgctaggtccttcattcataagtacaataaaagtatctaacttaggcagtatcatatgtacatgaatattcgaaggattttcaagaaacgaaagtacgcgTTAATTCAATTGGAGTGCGCGAGCTCCAGTAACTGGTCCAATATGTATAGCAGCtcgggttgtgggtgtaacaatgataTTGATGTCTTCATCACTAATACTTCCATTTTCAGAAAGGTAAGATCGTGAAATACTTTTGTGGGTTCAGTTTGTGAACATGTTGACCCACAAGATTAAAACAGTGATTTTGGCCTGATCTAGGACGAGCAAGCGAATGAGCTAGCGAGCACGCGATGTATAGCTGGGACCGATCCAGGATGCATGGACGTGAgcacctattggaatttgcgatGGCACAAACGTAGTATAGGAGCACTCCATAAAAAACACCTCAGCCCCCCTATAGAGCGGGAGTTGCATCTCCCTCCGGTCATAGCTGGACCCGCGGTGCCTTTCCCACCCTAGCCACTCTGGCATCACCCTCTCCTGAGCAACACCATCTAATTTTTTTACTTGCAAGGCAGATGCTCTGCCAATTTCATTAAAAGGAAAAATTAAATACATAATGGTCCGATTTATAAGAAAAACCAGATCGAAAAtcataaaactaaaaaaaaccGATTACAACACGAACAAACCACCTCCACCTACCACGACCTCTTTTCAAAATGAttgtgagcaagatcttcaaagacgccttcaagaaggaaagCAACATGAACTGACGCTGTCGTCGGCGGCGGCATCGATCCCCGTCGAACAACAAGGCTTTCACCCAGATCTGCACAAGACCACTCTACCGAAGCTAGCAACTCCTTATTCATGTCATCCTTTTTTACTTGCGAATATTTCCTATCATCTTATTGTTGATCATAATAAAACAGATTTGTATTCGGCGTTCATGGTGCTGCTTTCTTTGTTTTCGTACGCACCACACATCCACCTCGCTCGCTCACGGGCTCTACCCTCTTACGTTTTTTCATCAGCACATcttgttagtagtatgttgtaacaATAAATAAAAAACCCAACGCGTGAGGTTTTCATGAGCGGGGTTTGATTCTTTTTACTTTTGAAACTTTTCTTAAATTTACAAacttttttgaacattttttaagaCACAAACATTTTCAAACTAGCATTTTTTGAGCTTTTCAATATTTCTTGAATTCATAAACTTTTTTATGAAATgtgtgaactctgttccatttttGCAAAATAATTTGAAGCCACAAACTTTATTTGAATTCATAAATATTTTCGAGTTCATGAATGTTTCTTGAGTTCATGAATCGTTTATGCAATTTGTGAAATTTTCTCAAGTTCATTAACATTTTTTAGAATTGTTGATTTTTTCCCCAAATTCGTGAAGTTTTTTTTGAAGTTGTGAACCTTTTCAAACTCGCAAAACTTTTTGCAATTGTTTAATTTTAAAACATTTATAAAAATCAACTATCAACCTTTTTTTCAAACTGGTTGACTAGGTGAGCGAGCGATGTAGGGCGAGCAAGCGGGCGGGCCAGTGTCGCCTGATGTATAGCCAGTTTGCGGCGCCACAACCCATGATGCGTGGGAGTGAGCACGAGTTGGAGTTTGCGGCGCCACAAGCGCTGTATAGGAGCACTCCTTAAAATACACCTCAATCACCCTCTCCCGAGCAGCACCATCTGAGGCTAGCAACTCCTTATTTTTGTCATCCTTTTTTCTTGTGAATATTTTCTATCATCTTATTGCTGATAAAGATGCTTGTGCCGTCGTGCTCCCTGCTGTGTCGGCCTGGAGCAACTCGCCACTCCTCCGTGAGCTGGTTTGTGGCGGCGAGTTGCTCAACCATGTGTCGGCTTGGGGCGGCGCCTTGATCTATCGGGCCAGGTGTTGGAGGTGGAGGCTGACGCAAGAAGATGTCTACCCAAGGCGCCGGTTCCGTCACGCGCTGGCAGCAACGCACCACAGGAGAGGCCAGCCAACGGGgaggtgatgacgatgatggagcGAAGGTAGTGCAACGGGGAGGAGCCCACCGAGTGGACTGAAGGGGGGATGCGGAGGAAAGTGCAGACAGCTCCGCGGGGGCGAGGCAGAGGATGCCATGAGCAGGGCAGCGAAGGCAAGGAAGCCGCGGGAGGGTTGGTGGACGTCGTGACCGGAGTGCCCAACgacggggggtgggggtggggaggGTGGAGGAGGTCCATTTCCTCGACCTGTTTTCACACCCCATTGACAAGTGATTTTCAAAATGAGAGAATTTACGCCTGGGTTGAAACTGATGCACCGTAGACACAGTGTTTAATATTTGTTtttgtttcaaaataagtgtcgtggttttaattcaagtttaaatttaaaACTAAAACCACGACACTTATGTTGGAACCGAgcacttattttgaaacgaagGAAGGAGTACTTACCAATTACATTTCATCTGTAAATATCAGTCAGAGAAGATCCGATTAACAGTTCAGCATTCAGCAAACAAGGCACCCCTGGCACTTCCGTTTTGCCGCTGCCGAAAAAAACAATATAGGTGTTCAGGCTTCAAACATCAAAGGAGAGGGATCACTGAAGCAATCATCAGGTTTGCAAAACAGCAGGCACGGGGGTAAAGATGAACCGGCAGGACGGGAACTTTTGGAAGCTGTGTGTATATACACCTTATATGCAAAAATAAATTAACAATTCAATAAAaagtcaaaaaaatctgaaaatatttttgaaataaacttGACCTTTCATTGTATTAGTGAAAAAAGATCCACAAAAAGAAAATTATACTTTGGCTTcttttcaaaaaagaaaaaaattgatCAAAATAGTGTGAATGGTGACCTATAATAGCAAAtaaattttgtcttttttgcccAGAAGTCAATGTTAGCTCTTTTTCGTGAAAATTTATATACTAGTGCAAAACAAAGTCAAGTTTAATCTAGAAATACTTCAGAACTATTTTGACTGTTTAATTAATTATAAAAAAATCCTCATATAGGGTGCATGTACAactaggaatcaaagtgtattttCTTGAAACGGCGATCCTACCTCCCAGTATGAACCAggatatatactccctctgtttctaaatataagtctttttagagatttcactagtggaccacatacgaagcaaaatgaatgaatctacactccaaagtatgtctatatacatccgtatgtagttttctaatgaaacctctaaaaagacttatatttagaaaggaAGGGAGTAGTTTACTGCAGGCATCACATCAAATGAAAAATAAATCGTGTCCGTGGAAAATGCATCTCATGTTAATCTTATCGTGAAGCTCTTGAGTCTTGAGTATCGCATCAacgatcatgaattcatcagagtcggggagctgctgctgctgctgaaacaGACTGGTTAATGATCAGTACAAAACGCCCTGCTTTTGTCAGAGACAAGAATGCGGGCAAAATTCACATTACCTGGGTGACCAGTCAAACACGCGGCAGTGTTAGGCCCTGGGTGTCTTCTCAAATTAAAGCAAAGTGTTTAGGTGCCAGTTTGCGGTCAAAGAAAACACAGAAGCATACTGCTGTTGTTGTTCAAAGTAGTACTTATGGGGAGTCAGTAAATCATGTAACTTTCAACTTGTTCAGATGACTGCAATTGTGCACCTTGCATTGCAACATAATGTCATTGCCATACATATAATGCCAATGGTCCTTGAAAATCTGGTATGGAGGTCTACTGACTTGATTTTAATATAATCGACGCCGCCAAACTGAAATAGCCCTGCTTAGCCGAAGTTCTCAGACTTGCACAAATGTTGCCTTTATTATCTGCTAGGATATCCACACATGCAGCAAATACAAATTAGTGTAAATCGCTTGTTGTTTGTGTTTATAGTGCTTGTCACCGAAACCTGATGTGCCAGACCAACaagaaactgacacgatcatcatCTCTTTCTGTTCTGCTTTTAGCCAAGGATATTGTATATTGCATGCCAACACAGCGTGCTTATTACAAGAGTGCTCCTATAACAGCATGTACAGTCTTTCTAACAAAACCACTGCAAGTCTCAGACATCACTGTTCGAGGGAAGACCTATCATACGTCTGCACTACATATTAAGCAACTTATGTTTTTTCTTCTTGTGGAATTGGGTTCATATGCCCAGATAGTAGTAGAATGCCTGAAAATCACTGAATCATATCACATCTGGTTATCAAGTGCATTTGGTATCAAGGTTGCAAATCTGAGGTCCTGACATCCAAATGTGCATGGACACATCAAACGCTTGATGTCCACCATAATGAATGCAGCAGAGAAGCAAGAATGCTCTACCAATAATCATTGCATGAACACTGGCCACCCTCGAAATGATGAAATCGAGTTCTGTCTCTTACAATCACTAATCGGTTATAAACACCAGAAAATACCTTTGTGAAATTGTGGCAATCTACACAAACACGAAGATTCTTTGCCAGTCGTATTGGTCTACGTTGTGGCATCACAAGAAGAGCAAAAGCGATTGCTAGTTTTTCACTGTGATAGGTCAGAGCACATTCCTTCCCCTCTGAATCCAAATCATGCAACTCAGATGACACATTTGGAACATAACCAGCAATTCTTAAATGTCTGTTTATCTCATCAAGCTTCCCGTAAATCtcagccttccttggatgtgaatCATCATCTGCAATAAATTCATGGAGCTCACCGTTAAGCTCTACTGTCGTGCAGCCAGGAGTAGTTTGGATTCCATTCTCCTTCATCAACTTCCTAACTTCCGCTACCTTTACCCAATCCCCAACGGTCGCATAGGTATTTAACAGTAGAACGTAATCTCCAGCTTGCTGCGCTTTCAGTTCAATTAGATGACCGATGACCTTCTCTCCAAGATCAACATGACCGTGAACCCGGCATGCACCAAGAAGAGTTCGCCAAATCGTTGCATCAGGTGCAACCTTCATCTCTTTAACCACAAGCTGGTATGCCTCATCAAGCAACCCAGCACGGCCCATTAGATCAACAATGCATCCATAATGGCGAACATTTGGCATCATCTGATACTCACAGCGCATCATATCAAAAAACCTGAAACCCTCATCAACCAACCCACTATGACTGCACGCAGAGAGCACGCCAGTAAAAGTCTGGGCATCAGGAGCAACACCAGATTTATTCATTTCCTCAAATGCCGAGATAGCATCCTCCCCGAAGCCGTTTGCTGCAAATCCAGAGATCATCGCACTCCACGTGACCACACTCTTCCGAGGAGTCTCGCAGAAAACCTGGTACGCCTTCTCCACGCACCCGCACCTCGTGAACATCGTGATCAATGAGTTGCGCACCTTCAGCTCGCCACCATAACCGTGTTCCACTGCGTACTCCCAGACCTTCTCCCCGAAGTCGAGCGCGCCCAGGCTCGTGCACGCCTGGAGGAGCAGAATGCAGGTCACCTCATCTGGCCGCGCCTCACTCTCACCTCCCTTCATCTCATCGAAGAG includes:
- the LOC123450212 gene encoding pentatricopeptide repeat-containing protein At3g47530-like, with amino-acid sequence MALAPRPSRALRPVPSPSAAAAALLASASPLPASRFLQLHAHLLRTGATPLAPAAASAFLSLAAASLPSSRALAVLRHHLTPASVPSTFSCNSILRSLSEPGALSFLRRMRGLGRRGNAFSLAIILKPCCTLAHARQLHANVVTDGHLRDALLATSLMRSYATCGAGDSAHKVFDEMLVKDAVAWNVLITCYARDKRTKDTLRLFDEMKGGESEARPDEVTCILLLQACTSLGALDFGEKVWEYAVEHGYGGELKVRNSLITMFTRCGCVEKAYQVFCETPRKSVVTWSAMISGFAANGFGEDAISAFEEMNKSGVAPDAQTFTGVLSACSHSGLVDEGFRFFDMMRCEYQMMPNVRHYGCIVDLMGRAGLLDEAYQLVVKEMKVAPDATIWRTLLGACRVHGHVDLGEKVIGHLIELKAQQAGDYVLLLNTYATVGDWVKVAEVRKLMKENGIQTTPGCTTVELNGELHEFIADDDSHPRKAEIYGKLDEINRHLRIAGYVPNVSSELHDLDSEGKECALTYHSEKLAIAFALLVMPQRRPIRLAKNLRVCVDCHNFTKVFSGVYNRLVIVRDRTRFHHFEGGQCSCNDYW